GATCGCCGCCGCTTCGACCAGGTCCATGCCTTCGGGGACCGGCAGCACCAGCGCCTCGGGGACCACGACCGTCTCGGCGTAGCCGCCTCCGGCCAGCAGAGCGCAGACGCGATCGCCCACCTGGTAGTCGGTGACCTCGTCACCCACCGCGCTCACCGTGCCGCTGCACTCCAGGCCGATGATGTTGCTGGCTCCCGCCGGTGGCGGGTAAAAACCGCGTCGCTGCATGATGTCGGCGCGGTTGACCCCCGCGGCGGCGACTTTGATGACGACCTCGCGCGGCCCGTAGTCGGGGTCGGCGACCTCATCCCATTTAAGGACTTCCGGTCCGCCGGACTCGGTGGTGACGATTGCCTTCATAGGGGTCACCCTAACGGTGCTGGGCGCCTCCGCGCTCTTTAGTCAGCGACCCTCGAGCGCGCGAAGGTCCTTGCGCAGGATCTTGCCCGATGCCGACTTTGGCACAGCCTCGACGAACTGCACCTGGCGCACCTTCTTGTGCGGGGCGACATGCTCGGCGACGAACGCCATGACATCGTCCTCGGTCAGCGACCCGCCGTCGCGGCGTACGACGAACGCCTTGGGGATCTCGCCGCCCTCGGTGTCCGGTACGCCGATGACCGCCGAGTCGGTGATGTCGGGGTTCGTCAGCAGCAACGCCTCAAGCTCAGCGGGAGCCACCTGGTAGCCCTTGTACTTGATGAGCTCCTTGAGCCGGTCGACGATCGTGTAGACACCCTCATCGGTCACTTCGGCGATGTCGCCGGTGCGCAGCCAACCGTCCTCGACGATCGTCTCGGCCGTGGCCTTGTCGTTGCCGAGGTAGCCGACCATCACGTTGGGACCGCGCACCCACAGCTCGCCGGGCTCACCGGGTCCGACGTCATTGCCGGAGTCAGGGTCGACGAGGCGGCACTCGACGTTCGGTACGGCGTACCCCACCGACCCGGCCGGTGTCTGCGCGACCTTGGCGTCGGGAACGGCGTGACTGACCGGGGAGAGCTCGGTCATGCCGAAGCCCTGGCGGACGGGTACGCCGATGCGCTGCTCGACGGCCAGCGCGAGCTTCTCATCGAGCGGGGCGGCGCCGGAGGTGATGCTGCGCAGCGAGCTGAGGTCGTAGTTGTCGACGATCGGGTGCTTGGCCAGCGCGACGAGGATCGGCGGCGCGACGTACAGCCGGGTCACCTTGTGCTCGGCGATCGCGCCGAGGAAGCCCTCGAGGTCGAATCGCGGCATCGTGACTAGGCGGGCGCCGCGGGCGAGGGCGAGGTTCATCAGGACGGTCAGGCCGTAGATGTGGAAGAACGGCAAGACGGCGAGTACGACGGCGTTTTCGTCGAACTCGTCCATGATCGCCTCGCACTGGGCGACGTTGGAGACCAGGTTGCGATGGCTGAGCATGACGCCCTTGGGCAGCCCCGTCGTACCCGACGAGTAGGGCAACGTCGCGAGGTCGGTCGCTGGATCGACCGCAACCTGCGGCGCCGGCGCCTCACTGCCGAGGATGGTGCGCAGATCGGCGTACCCCTCGGCGCCGTCGATCACGACGATTCGGTCGACCGGCTGCTGCGCAACCGCCTCTTTAATGCGGTCCAGGAACGGCGAGATCGTGAAGATCGTGCGGGCGCCGGAGTCGGCGAGCTGGTGGGCGATCTCTTCGCCGGTGTAGAGCGCGTTGGCGGTGGTCGAGATCGCGCCGGCGAGCGCGATGCCGTGGAACATCACCGGGTACCAGATCAGGTTGGGCGCGAAGATCATCACGCGGTCGCCCTTGCCGACACCCTCAGCGGCCAGCCATGCGGCGACGCGTTCGGCGTACGCCGCAGTCTGGGCGAAGGTCAGCGAGTCACCCGTTGTCGCATCCACCAGCGCGGTCCGTTCGCCGAGATCGCCGGCGTGGCGAAGCGCCAGCTGCGGCACGGTGACATCGGGGATCTGCAGATCGGGGAGGGTGCTGGGGTAGGACATGAAATGGCTGCCTTTACCGGTCGGCGACGATTGCGCCCATCGTAAGTCCTGCTTGTGTGCGCTTTTGTCGGGGTCGCCGAGCGTCGAAAACGCGGGACGTCACATTACGATTCGCTCACGCGAGCCCCGCGCACGAGTTCGGCCATTAGCCTCGGGGGTGGCTCCGCAAGTGAGGTTTTGGTGAATCCGGGGAACCGGGGGTAACTCGCCGAAGTCCAACCGCGGTCCTGTCGTGAGGCGGCCAACTGGTCGCCTAAGCCCCTCAAAAGGAAGATTTAGATGAAGAAGTTTGCCTCCGCGGCGCTCGTCATTGCCCCCATGATGCTGCTTTCCGGCTGCAGCAAGCCGTCGCAGGATGAGATCCACGCCAAGCTCGTCGAAGACGCGTCGGCCTTGCAGCTCTCCGGGGACGACGCGACTGCTTTTGCCGACTGTGCAGCCCCGAAGCTGCACGAGGAGCTCTCGCGCTCGAGCCTGAACACCTACCTCGAAGACGGCATGGAGGCTGAGGTCGCCCAGGACGATGCCGACAAGAGCAACAAGATCCTGGAGGACTGCTACAACGAGGTCGCTCCGGCCGCGTAGCCGTCGTCCTCTCCTCCAAGCTAAAGAAGGCCCCATGAAGAAGTTTGCCGCTGCGGCGCTCGTCGTCGCGCCGATGATGTTGCTCGCTGGCTGCAGCAAGCCGTCGCAGGACGAGCTTCATAAGAGCCTGGTCGACGACGCCGAGGCTCAGGGCGCGCCGCCGGAGGTGGCCACGGCCTTCGCCGACTGCGCCGCACCGAAGCTCTATGAGGAGCTTTCGGCCTCCAGCCTCAACACGATTGTTGAGAACGGGCTTGGTCCCGACACGAAGGTGTCCGAGGATGACAAGAAGGCGGGCGACAAGATCGTCGCCGACTGCGTCACCGAGGCCGGCGGCTAAACCGTCGTACGTCGTGTGAGAAGCCTGGGTGCCGAGGGGCGCCCAGGCTTCTCGCGTTCTGGGGCGGATGAGAGACTGTCCGGCGCAAGGAGGATTCGCATAGCGGCCGAGTGCACGCGCCTTGAAAGCGCGCAGGGGGAGACCCCTCGTGGGTTCAAATCCCACATCCTCCACAAATGAGCCCAGGGGTGCGAGCGCCAGCGAGTGCCCCTGGGCTCATTTATGCAGCACGGCGGGATTTGAGGAGGAGCCGCGAGGTACGAGCGGCGACGGAGTCCCACATCCTCCACAAATGCGGATGGGTCGGGTGGCGAGGTACGAGCCACTTGGCCCATCCGCATTTATCGGGAAGAGCGGGATTTGAGGAGGAGCCGCGAGGCACGAGCGGCGACGGAGTCCCACATCCTCCACATTTATGTAGCGCCGGGGTAAGCCTCCCGCGGTGATCGAGCAGGCGGTCGCCGCCAAGGCGATCGCCGGTTGTCGAGATCCCGCACCAATTCCGCAAACTACAGCCGTGCTCACGTCGACTATTGCGTGAGTTGGCCGCCGGTGTGCGGTTTTGGTTCTGGTCGCGGGGTTGTCCGAGCGATTTCAGCGTTGAGCACGGCCGCTGGGGTGCGCGGGTCGTCGAGGGTGATCACGAAGTCTCGCCCGGTACGCCGCACCGCCAGCGCTGGCCCGGAGCGAGTCACGATCGCGGTCGCGCCGGGGGTGAAACGCAGTCCCCAGCCGCCGTAGTCCATCGGGCGTACGTCGATGACCTCCGCCGTCTCGATGTCCTCGATCGGCACTCGACCGCGAGGAAATCCGAGCGCTGAGCGCCACCGGAGCCCGCGCGAGTCGACCTGAACCACGAACGTCATGCAGGCGAGCGCGATGGCGACTGCTAGCACGACAACGCCGCTCAAGACCCACGCAAGGGCTCCGTCGGCAACAAGCGCGACGAAAACCACGGCGCCGACGAGGATGACGCTGAGTGCGATCTGCAGAGCGGGGTGGAACTCGGCTCGACCGAACCACGCCGCCCGCTGGCCCTCCGGCAGGTCCAGCGCAGGCACGACCTCGGGATCGACCGGCTGGGCCCGAGGAAGGAAGGCGCCGACGACGAAGCCGGCCAGCACCCCGGCCGCGATCGGCACGAACACCCCAAGCCACCCGAGCCGTGCGTCGGCGGGATCGGTCAGATCCGCGTTGACGAGCACGAGCGCGCCGCCCAGCACCGCCATGCTCACCGCAAGGCCCACGCAGACGCCGGATACGGCTGGCGCGACGCGCCCCTCCCACCATCGCGACGCCGCGGCGATCACGATGAGCAGAAGCGGCATCGCGGCGGCCGCGATGCCGCTGACTATCAGCGCCACTGGCGTCGTCATGAATCCGTCGGCGCGTCCGCCCAGATTGAAGTGAGTCGCCATGCGTGAAGGGAGCCGGTCGGCATACACCGCGGCAAACACGACGTAGCTGATGGTCGCGATAACCGCGGCTCCGATCGTGGCCGCAAGGTGTCGCTGCTTGATGGTCATTGGGCGAACCTTTCGTCGATCTGGGCATGAAGTGTGCGAGCGTCGATCCCGTGTTTGCGGGCGAGGGCGACGAGGTCGGCGACAGCGTCGTTGACTTCCGGCGGCGGAGGGTTATTGGCGAGTACGACGGCGCCGCGGCCGCGGCGCAGCTCGATCAACCCCTCGTCGCGCAGCGCGTTGTAGGCCCGCAGCACCGTGTGCATGTTGACCTGCAGTGACTCGGCAAGGTCGCGTGCCGCGGGCAGCCGCTCACCCGCTGTGACCTCGCCGTTCGCGACCGCGCGGCGGGCTGCTGAGGCGATCTGCTCATGCAGCGCTACGTCGCTAGTCGGGTCGATAGTGATCAGCACAAGCCGAGCATATTGTTTGAATTGTTCTATAACAAGAGGTTTCGCGGGAATTTGGTCGCGAGGGGCGCGGTTCGGGAGAATTTGGCCCCGAGGTCTCGACAGCCGCTCAGGCCCCTGCTCGACCTGCGAGGGGCGAGGTTCGTGGGGGATTGGGTTGTGCGGCTCGCGGTTCGGCCGTCGAGGGATCAGGCACACTAAAGCGCGTGACCTCGACGAGTACGCCGGACCGAGCTCAAGATCCCGCTTCGACGCCGCAGGAGCGCACGGCGTACCGCAGGGAGATCTGGATCGTCCTTGGCCTCTCGCTGGGGCAGTCGGCCATCTACTCGATCGTCAGCATCGTCGCCAAGCTGACGGCGCAGGAACGGCTTGCCGACCAGACGACCACCATCAACGGAGCGCAGTCCGAGCGGCCGCTGCTCGACCTCGTCTACCAGCTGCTCGGCATCGGGTTCGCTCTCGTGCCGGTGGCGCTCGCGCTCTACCTGCTGACGCGCGACCCCGGCTCGCCGGTACGCCGCCTCGGTCTCGCCGTCCCAAACGCGCGTACGGCGCTGAGCGACCTCGGGTGGGGAGCGGCGCTCGCGGCGCTGATCGGCATACCCGGTCTCGGCTTCTACTTCCTCGCTCGGGCAATAGGCATCAACACCACCGTGGCCGCGAGCGGGCTCGAAGGCTACTGGTGGACCATCCCGGTGCTCATCCTGGCGGCGATCCAGAACGCCGTGCTCGAGCAGATCGTGGTCGTCGGATTCTTGATGACCCGGCTCCGCCAGCTCGGTTGGGGGATGTGGCCGACGATCATCACCAGCGCCGTACTCCGCGGCACCTACCACCTCTACCAGGGCTTCGGCGGGTTCATCGGCAACATCGTCATGGGAATCGTCTTCGCCTACTGGTTTGAGAAGAAGCGGCGGCTGATGCCGCTGATCGTCGCCCACTCGCTGCTCGACATCAGTGCGTTCGTGGGCTACCAGCTGTTCTTCTGAACTCGCGTGCACCCGGCAAACGCGGCCATGTAACCTGTTATGTCGCAGGCGTCCGGATCGGATGCCGGCGTGGAGGATTCGCCTAGTCCGGTCTATGGCGCCGCACTGCTAATGCGGTTGGGGTTTATCGCCCCTCCCGGGTTCAAATCCCGGATCCTCCGCTGGTAGTATTTCTACCTTGTGCGGCACAGTCGCACTGGGGCTCATAGCTCAGCTGGATAGAGCGTCGGTCTACGGAACCGAAGGTCAGGGGTTCGAATCCCTTTGAGCCCGCACATTAATCGTTGGAGTTGACCGGCAGCATCCGGTTTGCGTCCCTGTTATCATTGGTGTATCAGGATCGGCCCGCTCGCTTCACGGCTCGGGCCGATTTTCCTTTCGGGGGCGCCAGTGAAGCCCATTTCCGCGAGAAGTACGACGACCGGATGCCGATCTGGGCACTCACGGAACTGCTCGAACTCGGTCAACTTTCACGCCTGTACAGCGGATTACGGAACGATCTTGCCACCGAGATTGCGACGGCGTTCGGCGTGCCCACCAAGCGGTTGATGGCGAGCTGGATAGCGACTGTCAACTACGTCAGAAACATCGCCGCGCATCACGCGAGGCTCTTTAACCGGAAACTGGTGATATCACCCAAACGCCCAAAACCCGGGCAAGTCCCCTTGCTTGACCACCTTGGCCAGCTCGGGGCCCCGAAGCAATTCGGATCGTATAACGCGCTGGCAGTAATGGCCTACTTGCTCAAGACGGCCGCCCCGACCGCGAACTGGCCGGATCGCGTCGCTAGCCACCTTCGTCAGTTTCCGAGGAACACAGCTCTAGACGTGGGGTCGATGGGCGTGGCCGAAGGCTGGCTCGACGAACCACTGTGGCGACCCCGAGTCAGCAAGTAATGACCGCATAGCGCTACGTGGGGCCGGGCAGGTCCATGTTGTCGATCAGCCGAATCCCATCAACGCGTGCAGCGATCAACGCCAGTGCTGGTCCGGGCGTCGAGCCCGACAGGTGGATCGGGCGAAGCGTCCGCGGGTCGACGATCTTCAGATAGTCCAGTTCGACGAGGTCGTCTTCGCGGATCATCGCCTCAACTTCCGGGATATTCAACGGCTTTCCAGCCGCCGCACGCTCACGCAGTACGCCGAGAGCCCGTGACAGGGCGAGCGCGGCAGTCGCCGCGCGTTCAGTCAGCAGCTGGTTGCGGCTCGACATCGCAAGACCCTCGGGCGTCCGCACAATCGGGACCGGGTTGATCTCGACACCGAAGTCGAGGTCGTGCGCGAGCCGCCTGATGATCGCGAGCTGCTGCGCGTCCTTCTGCCCGAAGTAGGCGTTGAAGCGGCACGGGTACGGCGGCGTGCTGAGCTGGAACAGCTTGGCGACCACCGTCACCACTCCGTCGAAATGGCCGGGCCGGGACGCGCCCTCCAGCCGGCGGCCCATCTCACCAGCCGACACCGTGACCATCGGCGTACCCCCGGGATACATCTCCTCCGTCGCCGGGGCGAAGACGACATCGACGCCGCCCGCCTCCAGGATCGCGAGGTCGGCGTCGAGATCGCGGGGATAGCGGGCAAAGTCGACCGGATCGTCAAACTGCAGCGGGTTGACGAACACCGACGCGACGACGAGGTCGTTGGCCGCGCGGGCCGCCTGCACGAGCTCGCCGTGACCACCGTGCAGCGCCCCCATCGTCGGCACCAGCCCGAGCGAGGCATCGCCACGCTCGATCAGCGGGGCGACCCGCTCGCGGATCACGGAACGGAGGTCATCGCGGGTACGCACTACCTGAGGTGAGCTCATGACCCAGAGTCTAGGGAGACGCCGTGATAGAGAGTTCATATGCCAACCTCGATCGATCCCGCCTCGTCTGCTCTCGCCGACCTGACGACTCCGGCGCTGGTAGTAGACGGCACCCTGCTGCAGGCCAACATCGACGCTATGGCAGCGGTTCTGCCCGGCCCGCGGCTGCGACCGCATGTCAAGGCACACAAGACCACCGAGCTCGCCCGGCGCCAGTACGCCGCCGGGCACCACGGATTCACCTGCGCGACGATCCGCGAGGTGGAGGGCATGGCGGCGGCGGGTCTCGGCGCCGACCTGCTGCTGGCTAACGAGATCGTCGATGCCACCCGGATCGGCGCAGTGGTCGAGCGCGGTGCCCGCGTGACACTCGCTGTCGACTCGCCCGAGACGATTGAGGCAGCGGCCAGCGGCGGCGTACGTGAGGTCGTCATCGACGTCAACGTCGGACTTCCCCGCTGTGGCTGCGATGTCGCCGATGCCGGCGTACTCGCCGACCACGCGCGGTCGCTCGGCTTGAGCGTGCGCGGCGTGATGGGCTACGAGGGGCACCTGATGATGGTGACGCCGTACGCCGAGAAGCAGCGGCGGGTCGAGAAGGCGATGCGCACGCTGCTGCAGGCGCACGAGGCAGTGGGTGGTGAGCTCGTCACCGCCGGCGGAACCGGCACCTACCAGGCAAACGCGTGGGCAAACGAGATCCAGGCCGGCTCCTACGTGCTGATGGACACGCAGTACGCCGGACTCGATACGCCTTTCGTGCAAGCGTTCTGGGTGCTGGGCACGGTGATCTCAGCCCACCCGACGCACGCCGTAGCCGACGTCGGGCTGAAGGCTCTCGGCATGGACCACGGCAACCCGCGGGTGGAAGGCGCGGAGGTCCAGTTCGTCTCCGACGAGCACATCACCTTCAGGCCAAGCGATCCCGTGCGCGTCGGAGACCGCGTGCTCGTCACCCCAGCGCACATCGACCCGACAATCGCGATGCACGAGCGCATGCACGTCGTGCGGGCCGATGGCGGGCGAGAGGTGTGGCCGGTCGACCTACGCGGTTGGTGACGAACCGCGGGCTGGGGGAGGAGTGTCGTGCCCCGGGGTGGTCGGGTCCGAATCAACGCCGACAAACCGCTCGGGCGAGCGATCCAGCGGATCCTCGTCTCCGCGGCCGTCGACGTTAAGGCCGCCCTCGCCCTCGATCTCGTCCTGACCGAACACGATGTTGTAGACCAGCGCGCCCACGACACCACCGATAAGGGGCGCCACGATAAACACCCACAGCTGGGCCATCGCCTCGCCGCCGCTGAAGACGGCCGACCCGAGGCTGCGCGCCGGGTTGACCGACGTGCCGCTGATCGGGATGCCGATCAGGTGGATGACGCCAAGAGCGCCGCCGATTGCGGTACCGGCCAACGCGGCCGTGCCGATGCGGTCCGTGGCGGCGAGTACGACGAACACCAGGATGAAGGTGAGCGCGACCTCGGCCGCGAAAACCGAGCCGAAGCTGAACCCGGTCGGGCTGTTGGCGCCGAAGCCGTTGGAGCCGACGCCATCGACCGCCCGGTCGTAGGTCGGGTTTCCGGATGCGATGCCGAGCACGATGGCGGCGCCGGCAATCGCACCGAGGCACTGCGCGATCACGTAGAAGATCGCATCCTTCAGGGCGATCTTGCCGGTGATGACCAGCCCGGCGGTGACCGCCGGGTTGACGTGGCAGCCGGAGATCGGGCCGATCGCGTAGACCAGGAACAGCAGCGTGACACCGAACGCGGCCGCGATGCCGACATTTCCGATGTAGGGCCCGGCGAGTACGGCGGCACCGACGCCACCGAGCACGAGCACCAGAGTGCCGATGAACTCGGCGACGTAGCTACGCCACGCGCTCGTGGACCGGTCTGCCTCAGCCATTCGAATCGCCTCTCACTTGAGTAAGGAACCTAGGTATATGCGCGATCTAGATGTTGCCGGAGAAGGTGTCACACTGCGCCATGTCGCCGGTGTCGATACCAGTCTTGAACCAGTTGTAGCGCTGCTCAGACGTACCGTGCGTGAACGACTCGGGGTTGACCGGCCCGCCGGACTGGCTCTGGATGTTGTCGTCGCCGATTGCCTGCGCCGCTTCCAGGCCCGACTGGATGTCTTCGTCGGTGATCTCGGTGATGATCTGGACGCCACTGGAGTCCGTCGTACCCGTCGCGTTGTTGGCCCACACGCCGGCGAGGCAGTCGGCCATCAGCTCGATGCGCACGGCGCCGCTCTCCGGGCCCTGCTGTCCCATCGACTGACCCTGCTCCAAGATTCCAAGAATGTTTTGGATGTGGTGGCCGTATTCATGTGCAACGACGTAGGCCTGCACGAACGGCACGTCCTGCGCCCCAAGCTGGGTGAGCATCGTGTCGAAGAACGACATGTCGATGTAGACGGTCTCGTCGGCGGGGCAGTAGAACGGACCAACTGCCGAGCTCGCTTGCCCGCACCCGGTGTTGGTGCCCTGCGTGTAGAGCTGGGTGACCGCTGGACGGTACTCGATCGACTGCGGCGTGTTTTCTGGCAGGTAACCCGACCAGAACGCCTGGGCGCTGTTGACCACCAGCGCGAGCCGGCAGTCGTCGCGCTCGACAGCGTTGGGATCGGTCGCGCACGAGGCAATGTTGTCACCGGAGTCGCCAGCGTCGACGTTGGAGGTGTCGATGCCGCCGCTACCCTGCGAGCTACCGCCGCCGTCACCCGAGCCTCCCAGGTTGACGAACTGCAGGACCAGGAAGATGACGAGGCCGACGATGCCGAGGCAGCCCATATTGCCGCCGGCGCCCCGAGGCAACGGGATCGGCATGCCGCCGCCGCGCCCGCCAAAGCCGCCGCCGAATCCGCCACCGCCGCCACCACGCGACCCGCGGACGTCTCGGATCTGCGAGGTGTCAATCTTGGCGTCTCTGTTGAACTCCATGCCGCCTCACTCGTTCGGTAGGGCTCGCCGGCCGAGCCTCGCTAGAAGACTAGTGCAGTGAGCACATCGGATTCATCGGAAACCGGTCCCGAAATCAGGTAGCCGCCTCGAGCGCCGATCCCGATGAGCCGTTCGCGAGCATCCGGCTCGCGCAGGTCGACGTGCGTCGTACGCCGATATGCCTCGCGCGCGGCCTCCCACTCGGTGCGGTGCTGGTGTCCGCGTTCGGTCAAGGTGCGCGACTCGCTGCCCTTGAGCGCGACCGCGGCCTGCTCGAGCTGATCGAGAAACGACTCCAGCGCCTCGACCACCATGGCCCGGTTACCGAGCAACATCGCATCGACCAGCTCCGGGCGCGTCGCCGCAACCCGCGTGGCGTCGCGGAAGGAGCCCGCCGCCAGCGCTGCCGGCAGGCTCTGCGGAGCGACGTTGCTGGCCAGCAGCTCGGCGAGCACGTGGGGCAGATGGCTGATCCACGCCACTGAATGGTCATGCCATTCGCTGTCGGCCGGCACAACCTTGCCGCCGGAGTCGAGTGCTAGCGCGGCGACCTGGCGCCAGCGCTGCAGGTCGGTGCCGCCATCGAGGGTGACCACCCAGGTCGCGTCGTCGAGCAGCTCGGCGTACGCCGCGGCGAACCCGGACTCGGCGGTGCCGGCCATCGGATGGGCTCCGACGTAACGGTGCGCGGCGCCGGCGTCTCGTGCCGCCTGCAGCAGTGGTGACTTGGTTGAGACCACATCGGTGATCGTGACCGAGTCCGGTGTCGTGGCGGCAATCTTTGGGAGGAGCTCGAGCGCGGCGGGCAGCGGAGTGGCGAGTACGACCACCGCGTCGCTGGGCAGTTTGCTCAGCATCGTGTCGAGGTCGGCGTACGCCGTGATGCCGGCGTCGGTCGCGTCGCGAACTGTCTGGGGGTCGCGCGCGTGGCCACGAACGTCGTAACCGCGCTCGTTCAAGCGCAGAGCGAGCGAGCCCCCAATGAGGCCGAGGCCGACTATGGCGACGCTCGGGCGAGAAGGCATGCGCTCAGGGTAGCGGCCGAGGCGGGTGGTCCACCGGTGGCCGGCCGGGCGGGTGCTGCGTCACGTTGGGTGGTGGGGATTGGTAGCCCGGCAGGGGAGGTCCCCAGGTGGACGGGATCCCGCCCGGGCTTGGCTGGGTGCGGGCGACGTGCTGGAGGTGCCCGATGAGCGCGCCGAGACCACCGAGCGCGCCGATGACGAGCGATCCGATCACCACCGGTAGCGGGTCGCTGCGGCCAACCGACGCGAGCAGCCCGCACGCGGCCAGACCGCAGACGAGCACGATCACCGCTCCGACGACCCGGTCCCAGATCGCCACCACCGCTCCGATCGCGGCACCGGCGAGAAAACCAAGCGCGATAAGCAACTGCGGTGGTGTCGGTTCGTCGTACATCGCCCACCACCCGGCCAGCAAGAACGTGTAGCCACCGACCGGCAGCAGACCTAACAGCGTGAGCCCGCCGGTCGCGATCAGCGCGTTGGACGGCAACCGCCGCAGCTCCGGATCGTCGTACATGCCGGCCTCCCTGGGCTTTGACCGAGACTAACGGCCAGGGGCGCGACGACCAGGAGTTATCCACAGGCCCCGTAGGCTGGGCGCGTGACTGGACCCGGTGCGGCGTACGACGGCGCGATGCGCGAGGCGATCGCTGCCGCGAGGCAGGCGCCGGCGCACGGGGATGTGCCGATCGGCGCCGTACTGCTCGATGCGTCCGGTGTTGTGGTCGGCGCCGGGCATAACACCGTCGAGCGCGACGGCGATGCGACCGCGCACGCGGAGCTGCACGCGCTGCGGCAGGCATCGGCGACGCTGGGGGACAAGTTCGTCGGCGGAACCCTCGTCGTCACGATCGAGCCCTGCACGATGTGCGCCGGGGCGGCGGTGCTGGCGCGGGTCGACCGGATCGTCTTCGGCGCCGCCGAGCCCAAGACCGGCGCTGTCGTGTCGTTGTGGGACGTGGTGCGCGATCCGCGGCTCAACCACCGCATCGAGGTGCTCGGGCCGTGGGACCTGTCTGATCAGGTCGCTGCCGAGTGCGGCGAGCTGATGCGCACCTTCTTCCGCACTCTGCGCTGAGCGCCGGCGCAGGTCGACGAATCTGCACTATCGAAAATGACTGTTCCCAGGCACTCGCTTGCGCTCGCACCTGGGAACAGTCATTTTGGCGGTGGCGGTGGGATTTGAACCCACGGAGGGGTTGCCTCACACGATTTCGAGTCGTGCTCCTTCGGCCGCTCGGACACGCCACCGTCGACCAGAGTACCGTGCGGCGCTCCTCGCATCGCAGGCGGATGCGCGGTGAACGCGCGCGGAAGGCGGTTCACAGCGACGGCACAGTGCCCGCAGTTGCGCCACACGGCTCCGCGAGGCAACGTGCAGGTCGTGGGCACGTCACGGGAATCGCACCCAGCACCGGAAGCGTTGTAGGCGCCATGCGGTCGTTCCTGATGCAGTCGTGGCGGTTCATCGTCGTCGGGACGGCCGGCACAGTCCTCTATCTGGCGATGTACGTCGTACTTGCCGAAGTCCTCGACACCCTCCTGGCCAACGTCGCCGCGTGGACCGTCTCGACCGTGCTCACGAACGAGGCGCACCGCCGCATCACCTTCCGGGCGCACGATCGCGCGCGGTTCGACTCCACCGCCGGGATGCTCACGAGCCTTCTCGGCCTCGGCCTCAGCAGCATCGCTGTCGCGCTGGCCGAAGCGCAGTCGACGACGGTGCAGCTGGTCGCGTTGCTCGCCGGTACGGCGACTGCCGGGACGGTCCGGTTTGTGCTGCTGCACCTCTGGTACGGCGATCGCGCATTCGAGGAGATCGACGACGGCGGCCGCCGACCTAAGACGAATCCGATCGCCGCGACCGACACCACGAGGGTCAGTGACGACGGCGTCGGCTTCGACACCCAGCGAGCACACCCCGGCATCGGCCTGCGCGAGATCGTGGTGGGGCAGCTGCATCGGGTCGGCATCGACGTGCACCTCGACTCCGAGCCGGCCGACGGGACGATGGTGACCATGCGCGGACAGCATGCCGCACGTGAGGAGTTCGCGTGAGCGCCTCGCAGCACCGCGACCGGTATCGCGTGGCGACCGTCGATGACGCGTCGGTGATTCGCGAGTCGCTGCCGGTGCTGATGCGACGCCTGGAGTTCATCGAGGCCTTCCCGACCGTGGAGGCGCTGATCGCGCGGCGCCCGGAGGTCGATCTCGTCGTACTCGACCTGCACCTGACTAACGCGTCGCAACCCGATGTGCGCCAGGGAATCGCCGCGATCCGCGCGTTGGTGCGGCGCGGCTATCGGGTGTGCGTCTACAGCCAGGAAGAGCGGCGGTTCGTGCTCGCAGCGTGCATTGCCGCTGGGGCTAAAGGGATCGCGGCCA
The nucleotide sequence above comes from Epidermidibacterium keratini. Encoded proteins:
- a CDS encoding 4-coumarate--CoA ligase family protein; its protein translation is MSYPSTLPDLQIPDVTVPQLALRHAGDLGERTALVDATTGDSLTFAQTAAYAERVAAWLAAEGVGKGDRVMIFAPNLIWYPVMFHGIALAGAISTTANALYTGEEIAHQLADSGARTIFTISPFLDRIKEAVAQQPVDRIVVIDGAEGYADLRTILGSEAPAPQVAVDPATDLATLPYSSGTTGLPKGVMLSHRNLVSNVAQCEAIMDEFDENAVVLAVLPFFHIYGLTVLMNLALARGARLVTMPRFDLEGFLGAIAEHKVTRLYVAPPILVALAKHPIVDNYDLSSLRSITSGAAPLDEKLALAVEQRIGVPVRQGFGMTELSPVSHAVPDAKVAQTPAGSVGYAVPNVECRLVDPDSGNDVGPGEPGELWVRGPNVMVGYLGNDKATAETIVEDGWLRTGDIAEVTDEGVYTIVDRLKELIKYKGYQVAPAELEALLLTNPDITDSAVIGVPDTEGGEIPKAFVVRRDGGSLTEDDVMAFVAEHVAPHKKVRQVQFVEAVPKSASGKILRKDLRALEGR
- a CDS encoding YgdI/YgdR family lipoprotein; amino-acid sequence: MKKFAAAALVVAPMMLLAGCSKPSQDELHKSLVDDAEAQGAPPEVATAFADCAAPKLYEELSASSLNTIVENGLGPDTKVSEDDKKAGDKIVADCVTEAGG
- a CDS encoding DUF1648 domain-containing protein, translating into MTIKQRHLAATIGAAVIATISYVVFAAVYADRLPSRMATHFNLGGRADGFMTTPVALIVSGIAAAAMPLLLIVIAAASRWWEGRVAPAVSGVCVGLAVSMAVLGGALVLVNADLTDPADARLGWLGVFVPIAAGVLAGFVVGAFLPRAQPVDPEVVPALDLPEGQRAAWFGRAEFHPALQIALSVILVGAVVFVALVADGALAWVLSGVVVLAVAIALACMTFVVQVDSRGLRWRSALGFPRGRVPIEDIETAEVIDVRPMDYGGWGLRFTPGATAIVTRSGPALAVRRTGRDFVITLDDPRTPAAVLNAEIARTTPRPEPKPHTGGQLTQ
- a CDS encoding GntR family transcriptional regulator → MLITIDPTSDVALHEQIASAARRAVANGEVTAGERLPAARDLAESLQVNMHTVLRAYNALRDEGLIELRRGRGAVVLANNPPPPEVNDAVADLVALARKHGIDARTLHAQIDERFAQ
- a CDS encoding CPBP family intramembrane glutamic endopeptidase, which codes for MTSTSTPDRAQDPASTPQERTAYRREIWIVLGLSLGQSAIYSIVSIVAKLTAQERLADQTTTINGAQSERPLLDLVYQLLGIGFALVPVALALYLLTRDPGSPVRRLGLAVPNARTALSDLGWGAALAALIGIPGLGFYFLARAIGINTTVAASGLEGYWWTIPVLILAAIQNAVLEQIVVVGFLMTRLRQLGWGMWPTIITSAVLRGTYHLYQGFGGFIGNIVMGIVFAYWFEKKRRLMPLIVAHSLLDISAFVGYQLFF
- a CDS encoding Abi family protein; amino-acid sequence: MTGSIRFASLLSLVYQDRPARFTARADFPFGGASEAHFREKYDDRMPIWALTELLELGQLSRLYSGLRNDLATEIATAFGVPTKRLMASWIATVNYVRNIAAHHARLFNRKLVISPKRPKPGQVPLLDHLGQLGAPKQFGSYNALAVMAYLLKTAAPTANWPDRVASHLRQFPRNTALDVGSMGVAEGWLDEPLWRPRVSK
- the panC gene encoding pantoate--beta-alanine ligase; this translates as MSSPQVVRTRDDLRSVIRERVAPLIERGDASLGLVPTMGALHGGHGELVQAARAANDLVVASVFVNPLQFDDPVDFARYPRDLDADLAILEAGGVDVVFAPATEEMYPGGTPMVTVSAGEMGRRLEGASRPGHFDGVVTVVAKLFQLSTPPYPCRFNAYFGQKDAQQLAIIRRLAHDLDFGVEINPVPIVRTPEGLAMSSRNQLLTERAATAALALSRALGVLRERAAAGKPLNIPEVEAMIREDDLVELDYLKIVDPRTLRPIHLSGSTPGPALALIAARVDGIRLIDNMDLPGPT